TCCCCTCAGTGTGACCCAGCACGGGGATCTGCGTGTTGTCCTGAATGTAGCTGACGAACTCCGAACTCCCGCGTGGCATCAGCAGGTCGATCTCGTCGTCCATCGCCAGCATGGTGTCTACCTCCTCGTGGGCCTCGATCTGCTGAGCCCAGCCGGTCGGGGCGTCCTCGGTCGCCTCGACGATCGTCTCGTAGAGGACGCGATTGGAGTGACTTGCCTCGCTGCCGCCTTTCAGGATGACGGCGTTGCCCGACTTCAGGCTCAGGGCGGCGATCTGGACCAGCGCGTCGGGCCGGGACTCAAAGACCGTTCCGATGACGCCGATCGGCACCGCGACACGGTAGAGTTCGAGATCCTCGTCGAGCTCGCGCGCCGAGAGCGTCTTGCCGAGGGGATCTTCCTGCTCGGCGACGCTGCGGACCATATCAGCGATATCCCCGAGCTTCGACTCGGAGAGTTTCAGCCGATCGACCAGCGCCTGCGTGTACTCGCCCGCTTCGAGCATCTCCTCGCCCGCCCGGACGTCTTTCTCGTTGGCTTCGAGGATGGCCTCGCTGTTTTCCTCGATAGCGTCCGCGATCGAGCGTAGCGCGTCGTTTCGCTGCTCCTCGGAGACGTTCGCCAGTTCGAGCGCGGCGGACTGTGCCTCGTGTACTTTTTCCGTGGCTTCCGTGTTACTCATCGTCGACACCGTTGATGGGCGTAAATATCGTGCCAACGCTCTTGGTTGCAGCGATCTGTTCGAGCACGTCAGGTTCGGTCGATTCGGCGATCACGGCGGGGATGCCATGCTCGCTGACCCGCCGTGCACCTTCGACTTTCGTCATGATGCCGCCGAAGCCTTCCGAGGAGGAGTCCTCGACGAGCTGGTGGACGTAGTCGTAGTTCTCGCCGACTGCCTCGATTCGCTCGACCTCGTCGTCGTGCTTGGGGTTGCCGGTGTAGACGCCGGGAACGTCCGTGAGCGTCACCAGCAACTCGGCATCGACCGCAATGGCGATCGAGGACGAGAGCATGTCGTTGTCGCCGATCCGGATCTCTTCCGTGGCGACCGCGTCGTTCTCGTTGACGATGGGGACGACGCCCCACTCCAGCAGCGTCTCGACGGTGTTCCGGAAGTTAGTGTACCGCTCGGGGTTGTCCAGATCCTTCTGTGTCAGGAGCAACTGGGCGGTCTTCAGCCCGTAGCGCTCGAAGCTCTCCGTGTAGCGTCGCATCAGGTGGCTCTGGCCGATCGTCGATAGCGCCTGTGACTCCTCGACGGTATCGCCCGAGTAATCGATCCGACCGATCCCCGCCCCGACCGCACCCGAGGAGACCAGCAAGACGTCCTTGCCCCGCTCGCGGAGTCCAGCAATGTCGTCGACGAGTTTGTCGAGTTTCCCGTCGTCGAGATTCGACTCTTCGTCGGTCAGCGAGTTCGTTCCCGCCTTCACGACGACCCGGCTTGCTTCGGCTGCGAGCTCTCTCGTCCGGTCGACCGATTCGCTGTCGACCGAGTCGCTGTCGGCGCTGTTACGCATCCTCGGTCGCCTCCTCTGCGAGCTCTCCGGAGCGTTCTTCGGCCG
This genomic window from Natranaeroarchaeum aerophilus contains:
- the proB gene encoding glutamate 5-kinase, giving the protein MRNSADSDSVDSESVDRTRELAAEASRVVVKAGTNSLTDEESNLDDGKLDKLVDDIAGLRERGKDVLLVSSGAVGAGIGRIDYSGDTVEESQALSTIGQSHLMRRYTESFERYGLKTAQLLLTQKDLDNPERYTNFRNTVETLLEWGVVPIVNENDAVATEEIRIGDNDMLSSSIAIAVDAELLVTLTDVPGVYTGNPKHDDEVERIEAVGENYDYVHQLVEDSSSEGFGGIMTKVEGARRVSEHGIPAVIAESTEPDVLEQIAATKSVGTIFTPINGVDDE
- a CDS encoding glutamate-5-semialdehyde dehydrogenase; the protein is MSNTEATEKVHEAQSAALELANVSEEQRNDALRSIADAIEENSEAILEANEKDVRAGEEMLEAGEYTQALVDRLKLSESKLGDIADMVRSVAEQEDPLGKTLSARELDEDLELYRVAVPIGVIGTVFESRPDALVQIAALSLKSGNAVILKGGSEASHSNRVLYETIVEATEDAPTGWAQQIEAHEEVDTMLAMDDEIDLLMPRGSSEFVSYIQDNTQIPVLGHTEGICHVFVDSEADLGMAEEIAFDAKVQYPAVCNAVETLLVHEAVAAEFLPDMVARYEDANVELRGDERTRDVVDVDAATDDDWDTEYGDLELSIKVVDSLADAIEHITAHGSKHTESIVTENADRAGRFMRSLDAASVFHNASTRFADGFRYGLGAEVGISTGKIHARGPVGLEGLTTYKYHLEGDGHLVATYAGEDATPFTHEEFDGEWSPGRRSR